A single genomic interval of Chloracidobacterium validum harbors:
- a CDS encoding ABC transporter ATP-binding protein, giving the protein MSGLNDTWVIETEGLRKAFGSKVAVADLSLQVAAGEVFGFLGPNGAGKTTSMKMLLGLVHPTGGSGRVMGHPVGSRESRREVGFLPEHFRFHEWMTGRELLDFHGQLYGLDAPTRAQRLTQLLADVDLTDAADRPLHTYSKGMQQRLGLAQALIHRPKLVFLDEPTSGLDPIGRILVRDLILRLRSEGVTVFFNSHILGDVEAVCDRVVFLKRGRVIHETSLRDGVAPELRLTLDGVSDDLIQGLTTLGTVLNATERDVWMRIADESRVPEIIRWLVNQGASVHSASVQRPSLETLFLETIGPDERAG; this is encoded by the coding sequence GTGAGTGGCTTGAACGACACGTGGGTCATCGAAACCGAAGGGCTGCGTAAGGCCTTTGGAAGCAAAGTTGCCGTCGCCGATCTTTCGCTCCAAGTGGCCGCTGGTGAGGTGTTTGGCTTCCTGGGACCGAATGGAGCCGGCAAAACCACCTCCATGAAGATGCTTCTAGGTCTTGTCCACCCGACCGGTGGATCGGGGCGTGTCATGGGCCACCCGGTCGGCTCACGCGAGTCGCGCCGGGAGGTTGGGTTTTTGCCCGAGCACTTCCGTTTTCACGAGTGGATGACTGGCCGCGAGCTGCTCGACTTTCACGGCCAGTTGTACGGCCTCGACGCCCCAACCCGCGCCCAGCGCCTGACCCAGCTCCTTGCCGACGTCGATTTGACCGATGCCGCCGACCGCCCCCTGCATACCTACAGCAAGGGCATGCAACAGCGGCTTGGCCTGGCGCAAGCGCTCATCCACCGGCCGAAGCTGGTTTTTCTTGATGAGCCGACTTCGGGCCTTGACCCAATCGGACGCATCCTCGTGCGGGACCTCATTTTGCGCCTCCGCAGCGAGGGCGTCACGGTCTTCTTCAACTCGCATATCCTGGGCGATGTGGAAGCCGTCTGCGACCGGGTCGTTTTTCTCAAGCGCGGCCGCGTCATCCATGAAACATCACTGCGTGATGGCGTTGCCCCAGAGTTACGCCTCACGCTCGACGGCGTCTCGGATGACCTGATCCAGGGTCTGACAACCCTTGGAACGGTGCTCAATGCCACCGAACGCGACGTGTGGATGCGGATTGCGGATGAGTCCCGCGTCCCGGAGATCATCCGTTGGCTGGTCAATCAGGGCGCGAGCGTGCACAGCGCAAGCGTCCAACGCCCATCGCTGGAGACACTCTTTTTGGAGACCATAGGACCGGATGAACGCGCCGGGTAA
- a CDS encoding lysophospholipid acyltransferase family protein produces MLPAQPSPLFQRVAHYYNGRLLRRAFHAVWWRGIEAFTTRPHRPLLIYANHPGWWDPLLAFFVVRRTERDGYMMGEEKTLRTFRFFRWMGGFSVDRTNARDVAQSIRYASERLDGPATALWMFPQGAIVPPDKRPVAFFPGVAHVVRRAPDCIAIPAAIRYEFDDQPRPEVFLDFGAGEAGRDLAARDITTLTHHLQARLTERMDALREAVWERRREGFTLALRGRRSISDLYADAVARLTGRPG; encoded by the coding sequence GTGCTTCCGGCGCAGCCATCGCCCCTGTTTCAACGGGTAGCCCACTACTACAACGGACGCCTGTTGCGCCGCGCTTTCCATGCCGTGTGGTGGCGCGGCATCGAGGCGTTCACCACACGACCGCATCGCCCACTGCTCATCTATGCCAATCATCCGGGATGGTGGGACCCACTGCTCGCCTTCTTCGTCGTCCGGCGAACGGAGCGGGATGGCTACATGATGGGCGAGGAAAAGACGCTGCGCACCTTTCGCTTCTTTCGATGGATGGGGGGCTTTTCGGTGGACCGCACCAACGCCCGCGATGTCGCGCAGTCCATCCGCTATGCCAGCGAACGGCTGGACGGCCCGGCAACGGCGCTTTGGATGTTTCCCCAGGGAGCAATCGTGCCCCCTGATAAGCGCCCGGTCGCCTTCTTTCCCGGTGTCGCCCATGTTGTCCGGCGCGCGCCGGACTGCATCGCCATTCCGGCAGCTATTCGCTACGAGTTTGACGACCAGCCGCGCCCGGAAGTGTTCCTTGATTTTGGCGCGGGCGAGGCGGGGCGTGACCTGGCCGCGCGGGACATCACGACCCTGACCCACCACCTGCAAGCGCGTCTCACCGAACGGATGGACGCCTTACGGGAAGCGGTTTGGGAACGTCGGCGCGAAGGCTTCACGCTGGCGCTGCGCGGGCGCCGGTCCATCAGCGACCTGTATGCCGATGCCGTTGCCCGGCTCACCGGCCGGCCCGGTTGA
- the panD gene encoding aspartate 1-decarboxylase encodes MFRLMHKSKIHRATVTEANLNYTGSLTVDQNLLDAADILPNEKVSVVNINTGARFETYAISGPRGSGVICLNGAAARLGTPGDLVIIISYGLFTDEEARGLTPRVVKVDAANRPLNEA; translated from the coding sequence ATGTTTCGCTTGATGCACAAATCGAAAATTCACCGCGCAACGGTGACGGAAGCCAATCTCAACTATACGGGCAGCTTGACGGTTGACCAGAATTTGCTCGACGCGGCCGACATCCTGCCCAACGAGAAAGTATCGGTCGTCAACATCAATACCGGCGCACGGTTTGAAACCTATGCCATTTCCGGGCCGCGCGGGTCGGGGGTCATTTGCCTCAACGGCGCGGCGGCCCGGCTGGGAACGCCCGGCGACCTGGTCATCATCATTTCCTATGGGTTGTTCACGGACGAGGAAGCGCGCGGTCTCACGCCCAGGGTGGTCAAGGTGGATGCTGCCAATCGTCCGCTGAACGAGGCATAG